The DNA window AAAAATGGTCTGCAGCTAAAAATTCCTAATCAGAAAGTTGCTAATGCTGGTTGGTATGGTTTTGCTGTTAAAAAAGGTAAAAATCAAGCGCTACTGAAAGCTTTTGATCGCGGATTTGCAGCGCTGAAAAAAGATGGCAGCTACGATAAAATTATCAAAAAGTATCTTGGCGAAAGTCAAAAGAGTGTTAGTGGTTCTTCAGCAAGTACGGCCAAAAGCACTTCGATTTGGTCACTGTTTAAAAATAATTTGCCTAGCTTTATCGATGGTGTTATCGAAACGATCAAATTAACTTTAGTTGGGATTCTTTTGGCATCAATTTGGGGGATTCTTTTGGGAATTTTTGGTGTTGCACGATCAAAAATCGTACGTGGTTTTTCCAATCTGATGATTTACATCTTCCGTGGTCTGCCCTTATTGGTTTTAGCTTTCTTTATCTATATTGGTATGCCACATTTATTGAACATGAAAATACCTGCTTTCATCGCCGGAATCGTGACGCTTACTTTAAATGAAGGTGCCTATACTGCTGCTTTTGTTAAAGGCGGGTTTCTCTCTGTTGATATCGGTCAAATGGAAGCAGCTCGTTCTAATGGCTTGTCCTACTGGCAATCCATGCATCACATTATCATGCCGCAAGGAATTCGGATCATCGTACCTAGTTTGATCAATCAATTCATTATCACGTTAAAAGACACTTCGATCTTGCAAGCAATTGGGTTAGTCGAGTTAACACAGACCGGTAACCTAATCGTGGCACGGACACAGCAAGGCCTCCAAATTTGGGCCATTGTGGCAGTCATTTATTTAATTATGATCACATTATTGACCTGGTTATCTAATTGGGT is part of the Oenococcus sicerae genome and encodes:
- a CDS encoding ABC transporter substrate-binding protein/permease, which gives rise to MCRKISKSFICFLVLLLASSIFSLAASAKKPHYNITTDVTYPPFEFQKQNGSYTGIDVEIIRAIAKKENFSMTLKPISFNSGAQMVLSGQMDGIIAGMSITPERKQVYDFGTPYYKTGVVWAVAKKAKITKLSQLRGKTVALKTGTASADYAKSIQNKYGFKISYFNDSNTMYNDVAVGNSAAAFEDLPVMKYAIKNGLQLKIPNQKVANAGWYGFAVKKGKNQALLKAFDRGFAALKKDGSYDKIIKKYLGESQKSVSGSSASTAKSTSIWSLFKNNLPSFIDGVIETIKLTLVGILLASIWGILLGIFGVARSKIVRGFSNLMIYIFRGLPLLVLAFFIYIGMPHLLNMKIPAFIAGIVTLTLNEGAYTAAFVKGGFLSVDIGQMEAARSNGLSYWQSMHHIIMPQGIRIIVPSLINQFIITLKDTSILQAIGLVELTQTGNLIVARTQQGLQIWAIVAVIYLIMITLLTWLSNWVQNKLKVA